A stretch of Desulfobacter hydrogenophilus DNA encodes these proteins:
- a CDS encoding ABC transporter ATP-binding protein — protein MGYALKDVYFSYETRAIFSGISLEMQSGCFHGILGPNGSGKTTLLDLIAGHLKPENGDILLDGRCLDDFNANELAKKCALVPQDFRVNFPFSVDQVVMMGRYPHLGRFSAPGEKDRELVDQAMAATGVLDFSRRHVTALSGGERQRVVFARALAQNPSCLILDEATSNLDIRHTLALMTLAADRVKNKGLTVISVMQDLNLAARFCQSLLFLKKGRAVAHGPVDQVFTESVIKEVFDVSSRVYFDEAIHCKQVVFLN, from the coding sequence ATGGGATATGCATTAAAGGATGTCTATTTTTCCTATGAAACCCGGGCCATATTTTCAGGGATCAGCCTGGAAATGCAGTCCGGGTGCTTCCATGGTATACTCGGTCCCAACGGCAGTGGGAAAACCACCTTGCTTGACTTGATCGCAGGACATCTGAAACCGGAAAACGGTGATATTCTGCTGGACGGCAGGTGTCTGGATGATTTCAACGCCAATGAACTGGCAAAAAAATGTGCGCTGGTGCCCCAGGATTTCCGGGTGAACTTTCCCTTTAGCGTGGATCAGGTGGTGATGATGGGCCGGTATCCCCATCTGGGGCGGTTCAGTGCGCCTGGAGAAAAAGACCGGGAACTTGTGGACCAGGCCATGGCTGCCACGGGGGTTCTCGATTTTTCTCGTCGGCATGTCACGGCGCTGTCCGGCGGAGAACGCCAGCGTGTGGTGTTTGCCAGGGCCCTGGCCCAAAATCCCTCCTGCCTGATCCTGGACGAGGCGACCTCCAACCTGGATATTCGTCATACCCTGGCGCTTATGACCCTGGCTGCAGACAGGGTGAAAAATAAGGGCCTGACGGTGATCAGTGTGATGCAGGATCTAAACCTGGCTGCCCGGTTCTGCCAATCCCTGCTTTTTTTAAAAAAAGGGCGGGCCGTCGCCCATGGGCCGGTGGACCAGGTGTTCACCGAATCGGTGATCAAAGAGGTGTTTGACGTGTCGTCCAGGGTCTATTTCGATGAAGCCATCCATTGCAAACAGGTGGTGTTTTTAAATTGA
- a CDS encoding ABC transporter substrate-binding protein, translating to MKPLKYISVVIFVALLFWAMPVQSHADNVVRDTAGRSIRVDAPFTRIISLYGAHTRNLKNLGLDDEIIGICPMDVWAGKRTFSYHDGLEKFLAARPDLVLIRPMIDLAYTALVKGMEKAGIIVVSLQPGSVDEMFDYWIALGVLTGKVNQARQMVCSFKNEIAGIQAVTQAIADKKQVYFEAIHSRMKTFTPGAMAIFALETAGGVNLAQDAPSVRGTNIAFYGKERILSHAHEIDVFLAQKGAMNQPTIEMIKNEPGFDVIRAVKENQIFIVDEKIVSRPTMDLLKGIHTIADMLYPGMLEKGGVQ from the coding sequence TTGAAACCGTTAAAGTATATATCAGTCGTTATTTTTGTGGCCCTTTTGTTTTGGGCTATGCCGGTGCAAAGTCATGCCGACAATGTTGTTAGGGATACTGCCGGTCGCAGCATTCGGGTGGATGCGCCCTTTACCCGGATTATCAGCCTGTACGGTGCCCATACCCGGAACTTAAAAAATCTGGGGCTGGATGATGAAATCATCGGGATTTGTCCCATGGACGTATGGGCGGGTAAACGAACATTTTCCTACCATGACGGGCTTGAAAAATTTCTGGCTGCCCGGCCGGACCTGGTGTTGATCCGGCCCATGATCGACCTGGCCTATACCGCCCTGGTAAAGGGGATGGAAAAAGCAGGTATTATTGTTGTTTCCCTTCAACCCGGCAGTGTGGATGAGATGTTTGACTATTGGATAGCCTTGGGCGTCCTGACCGGTAAAGTTAATCAAGCACGGCAGATGGTCTGCTCATTCAAAAATGAAATTGCTGGGATTCAGGCAGTGACCCAGGCGATTGCGGATAAAAAACAGGTCTATTTTGAAGCCATTCATTCCCGGATGAAAACCTTTACACCCGGTGCCATGGCCATCTTTGCTTTGGAAACAGCGGGCGGTGTAAACCTTGCCCAGGACGCGCCGTCCGTGAGAGGCACCAATATCGCCTTTTACGGCAAGGAGCGAATTTTATCCCATGCCCATGAGATTGATGTTTTTTTAGCCCAGAAAGGCGCCATGAACCAGCCCACAATCGAAATGATTAAAAATGAACCCGGCTTTGATGTGATCCGGGCGGTAAAGGAAAATCAGATTTTTATTGTGGATGAAAAGATCGTATCTCGGCCCACCATGGATCTGCTCAAAGGCATTCACACCATTGCGGATATGCTATATCCCGGAATGCTTGAAAAGGGCGGTGTCCAATGA
- a CDS encoding GatB/YqeY domain-containing protein: MAEHTAQYGWDASMEISLYDKIRQDMKAAMLKKDTAVRDTMRLIMGAFPELTVPITLESGKKSTRTKTPEEITDEDIQNIIRKFVKSEKTVLEIKKETSSDYLSLLESYLPKMATTEEIEVWIKTNIDLSTIKSPMQAMGSVMKHFGKLADGNQVKDILQGMTAKK, translated from the coding sequence ATGGCAGAGCACACAGCCCAATATGGATGGGATGCATCAATGGAAATTTCCCTTTATGATAAAATCCGGCAGGATATGAAAGCCGCCATGCTAAAAAAAGATACAGCTGTAAGGGATACCATGCGTCTTATTATGGGCGCGTTTCCTGAACTAACTGTTCCCATCACCCTTGAGAGCGGAAAAAAATCCACCCGAACAAAAACGCCGGAGGAAATCACGGATGAAGATATCCAGAACATCATCCGAAAATTTGTCAAATCTGAAAAAACCGTGCTGGAAATTAAAAAAGAGACCTCTTCTGATTATCTGTCACTTTTAGAATCTTATCTGCCCAAAATGGCGACCACAGAAGAGATTGAAGTCTGGATAAAAACCAATATAGATTTATCTACCATCAAAAGCCCCATGCAGGCCATGGGGAGTGTGATGAAACATTTTGGAAAACTTGCTGACGGCAACCAGGTCAAGGATATTCTCCAGGGAATGACCGCCAAAAAATAA
- a CDS encoding FecCD family ABC transporter permease, with protein sequence MPTVTGIKSSPARVLMGLGLLLGGVIVVSAAMGVVRLPFVQVLTVIWEKICGRGPVDALASAIIWDVRLPRILTAAIVGAGLSISGVVFQGILRNPLADPYTLGISAGAAFGACVAFFFNMSYFQGLSVGLCAFAGALLTLAVVLYLSGGTAGGYSSNNLILSGIIVAAILSAGISFLKYAADERVSVIIFWLMGSFSAKTWMDVGLSLSFVSIGVLVCLCFGRDLNLMSLGDRAAASLGVDVKKSRLILLAAASLMAAVCVSVSGIIGFVGLLVPHMMRGIVGADNQWLMPVSLLAGAVLLLCADTFTRAVLTSELPIGVLTALIGGPFFCYVFKRQFFGKQKF encoded by the coding sequence ATGCCGACTGTAACAGGCATAAAAAGTTCTCCCGCCCGGGTGCTGATGGGTCTTGGCTTGCTGCTGGGCGGGGTCATTGTTGTGTCTGCGGCAATGGGCGTGGTTCGCCTGCCCTTTGTGCAGGTGTTGACCGTGATCTGGGAAAAGATTTGCGGCCGGGGCCCTGTGGATGCGCTGGCTTCGGCCATTATCTGGGATGTGCGCCTTCCCAGAATCTTGACGGCCGCCATTGTGGGCGCTGGGCTTTCCATTTCCGGTGTGGTGTTCCAGGGGATTTTGAGAAATCCCCTGGCTGATCCCTATACCCTTGGCATTTCAGCCGGTGCCGCCTTTGGGGCCTGTGTGGCCTTTTTTTTCAACATGAGTTACTTTCAGGGGTTAAGTGTGGGGCTGTGCGCCTTTGCCGGTGCGCTTCTCACTTTGGCTGTGGTGCTCTACCTGTCCGGCGGCACTGCCGGCGGGTATTCATCCAACAACCTGATTCTTTCGGGTATTATCGTTGCCGCCATTCTTTCGGCCGGGATCAGTTTCTTAAAATATGCGGCGGATGAACGGGTATCCGTGATCATTTTCTGGCTCATGGGCAGTTTTTCCGCCAAAACCTGGATGGATGTGGGGCTTTCTCTTTCCTTTGTAAGCATCGGCGTTTTGGTGTGTCTGTGTTTTGGCAGGGACTTGAATCTTATGTCCCTGGGCGACCGGGCTGCTGCTTCCCTTGGCGTGGACGTGAAAAAATCACGCCTAATTCTTTTGGCCGCCGCGTCGCTCATGGCCGCCGTGTGTGTGTCCGTATCCGGTATTATCGGGTTTGTGGGGCTTTTGGTGCCCCATATGATGCGCGGTATCGTGGGGGCGGACAATCAGTGGCTGATGCCGGTCTCTCTTCTGGCCGGGGCGGTGCTGCTGCTGTGCGCGGATACCTTTACCCGTGCCGTATTGACCTCAGAATTGCCCATTGGGGTGCTCACCGCATTGATCGGGGGGCCGTTTTTCTGTTATGTGTTTAAACGGCAGTTTTTCGGAAAACAAAAGTTTTAA
- a CDS encoding transporter substrate-binding domain-containing protein — protein MRYRILFLTVLILLILSLQIEATENTFAETFQTFPEPLSIAIDTDYAPLTRMDVDGKPAGLFIDIWKLWSKKTGKEIVFIPGKWKETLSYLKNGQARIHSGLFHSDSRSQWMSFSQPLFGVGAYFFYPFNSTKIDISDKLSGIKIGVTKGSFQEEYIKIRYPEAVVVPFTNRETMIRSVLSQKTDCFLAEGPAMASIINRFGMSGHFTLSPQVFNRTFHAGVLKQNTQLLRIVDNGFNAISNSELAEIEKRWISDPEKQYYRNDAGKIRLTDIETAWISDHPKIRVGFPSDFPPFFYNEDGVLKGISPDHLKLISTYSGLKFDFITIPAKKLYTLLRNGAIDMSVGFEISGSENVTLNTLSSMKISFVVVGRNDMPVVSGISAMKGKTIAIVQGIEIYNKILKEYPTLQTYPVNSFKEAIDAVVSKKADALMGGLLMVGHLLHKYPSLKILGPVDMPPEPYGYLVGNALPELVSIMDKTISIIPKEDVDAIIQKWFTVQIEQKINWTVILKWVGTLSIVFTIIILLLYHWNKKLTLEIKERRQAENALKISESRLKNIIEHSTNLFYSHTSDHKATFVSPQVSQYLGYEPEEVRNLWTDLITDHPMNAKAIELTQEAIRTGKRQPTYELEMRHKNGRKIIVEVREAPLVENGSVTAIVGSLVDITERKQAEDALRASHERFLTVLDSIDATIYVADMDTYEILFMNKYMVNSFGRDFTGETCWKVFRGETQPCSFCTNDKLVDENGRPDDVCVWQDRNPLTGKWYINHDRAIEWTDGRLVRIQIATDITELKEMEKKYQQSQKMESIGQLAGGIAHDFNNILYPIIGFTQLSQDELPKDHPVQENLTDILDGAKRAGDLVKRILHFSRQKEPELKPTILQPVIKETLKLLRATIPANINLTSDLYDDQDAVLCDDSEIHEILLNLCTNAYHAITEDQGEIIIGLEKRNPPHEFDLPKGEYLCLSVKDNGIGIPESIKDKIFEPYVTTKEVGKGSGLGLSVVYGIVQNFNGGISVESGHKTGTIFKIYLPITDQAFDIEKKDSIRLSRKAGNEHILLVDDEESIVKLGVQALKNNGYRVTGLQDSTEALNLFKVNPDDFDLVITDMAMPKMIGTELSQKILEIRPDIPIIICSGYSENLNKEKAKDLKVSKFLDKPLLLTDLVKNVNELLEKQKTSIKPMIGIKHSKI, from the coding sequence ATGCGATACAGGATTTTATTTCTTACTGTATTAATCCTATTAATACTGAGTTTGCAAATTGAAGCGACTGAAAATACGTTCGCTGAAACCTTTCAGACTTTTCCTGAGCCGTTGTCAATCGCTATTGATACAGATTATGCACCTCTGACCCGGATGGATGTTGATGGTAAACCCGCAGGGCTTTTCATCGATATCTGGAAACTATGGTCCAAGAAAACCGGAAAAGAGATTGTCTTTATTCCCGGCAAGTGGAAAGAGACGCTGAGTTATCTGAAAAACGGGCAGGCACGTATTCATTCGGGATTGTTTCACAGTGATTCGCGGTCACAATGGATGTCGTTTTCCCAACCCCTTTTCGGCGTAGGCGCATATTTTTTTTATCCTTTCAATTCAACTAAAATTGACATCAGCGATAAATTGTCAGGAATAAAAATCGGCGTGACAAAAGGTTCCTTCCAAGAAGAATATATTAAAATAAGATATCCTGAAGCCGTCGTGGTCCCATTTACAAACCGGGAAACAATGATTCGGTCTGTGTTATCCCAAAAAACAGATTGTTTTCTAGCAGAAGGCCCTGCCATGGCATCCATTATCAATCGTTTTGGGATGTCTGGACATTTCACGCTCAGCCCGCAGGTTTTTAACCGGACATTTCATGCCGGTGTTTTGAAACAGAATACGCAACTGCTTAGGATCGTAGACAATGGTTTTAACGCCATTTCCAATAGTGAGCTTGCGGAGATTGAGAAACGCTGGATATCTGATCCTGAAAAGCAATATTACAGAAACGATGCCGGCAAAATACGGCTGACCGATATTGAAACGGCATGGATTTCAGATCACCCAAAGATTCGTGTTGGGTTTCCGTCTGATTTTCCACCTTTTTTCTATAACGAAGATGGTGTCCTCAAAGGGATCAGTCCAGACCATCTTAAACTGATCAGTACCTATTCCGGTTTGAAATTTGACTTTATTACCATCCCGGCAAAAAAGCTGTACACTCTTTTACGGAACGGCGCAATTGACATGTCCGTCGGCTTTGAAATTTCAGGGAGTGAGAACGTCACGTTGAATACTTTATCGAGCATGAAAATTAGTTTTGTCGTTGTCGGCCGAAACGATATGCCTGTTGTCAGTGGAATTTCGGCGATGAAAGGTAAAACAATTGCAATCGTTCAGGGGATAGAGATCTATAATAAAATATTAAAAGAGTATCCCACCCTTCAGACCTATCCGGTAAATTCATTCAAAGAAGCGATAGACGCTGTGGTGTCGAAAAAAGCAGATGCGTTGATGGGGGGGCTGCTGATGGTTGGTCATCTCCTGCACAAGTATCCCTCTTTGAAAATTTTAGGTCCTGTCGACATGCCTCCAGAACCGTATGGTTATCTGGTAGGCAACGCGTTGCCGGAACTGGTCAGTATAATGGATAAAACGATTAGCATAATTCCCAAAGAAGATGTGGATGCCATCATACAAAAATGGTTCACGGTTCAGATTGAGCAAAAAATAAACTGGACTGTTATTCTGAAATGGGTCGGCACACTCAGCATCGTCTTTACCATAATCATATTGTTACTTTACCATTGGAACAAAAAACTCACGCTTGAAATTAAAGAACGAAGGCAAGCCGAAAACGCTCTGAAAATAAGCGAATCCAGGTTGAAAAATATTATTGAACACAGTACCAACCTTTTTTATTCACACACATCAGATCACAAAGCAACATTCGTCAGTCCTCAAGTCAGCCAGTACCTTGGCTATGAACCGGAAGAAGTAAGGAACCTCTGGACCGATTTAATTACGGATCATCCCATGAACGCAAAGGCAATTGAATTGACCCAGGAAGCGATTCGAACTGGAAAACGACAGCCCACGTATGAACTTGAGATGCGGCATAAAAACGGCAGGAAAATTATTGTTGAAGTTAGGGAGGCCCCATTAGTTGAGAATGGTTCAGTTACAGCCATCGTCGGTTCGCTTGTGGACATTACCGAACGTAAACAGGCGGAGGATGCACTTAGAGCATCCCATGAGAGATTCTTGACTGTTTTAGACAGTATCGATGCCACGATTTATGTCGCTGACATGGATACATATGAAATATTATTTATGAATAAATACATGGTCAACAGCTTTGGCAGGGATTTCACTGGAGAAACGTGCTGGAAAGTGTTTAGAGGGGAAACGCAACCCTGTTCTTTTTGTACCAATGATAAATTGGTTGATGAAAATGGTAGACCGGATGATGTTTGTGTATGGCAGGATAGAAATCCTTTAACCGGCAAATGGTATATCAACCATGATCGTGCAATAGAATGGACAGATGGAAGACTGGTCAGGATTCAAATTGCTACAGATATTACAGAACTCAAAGAAATGGAGAAAAAATACCAGCAATCTCAAAAAATGGAATCGATCGGACAATTGGCCGGGGGCATTGCACACGATTTTAATAACATACTTTACCCCATTATTGGATTCACCCAATTATCACAGGATGAACTACCCAAAGATCATCCTGTACAGGAAAATTTAACAGATATTTTGGATGGTGCAAAACGTGCCGGAGATTTGGTTAAACGCATTCTCCACTTTTCAAGGCAAAAGGAACCGGAATTGAAGCCAACAATCCTTCAGCCCGTGATTAAAGAAACACTGAAATTGCTAAGAGCCACTATTCCGGCGAATATTAATTTAACGAGCGATCTTTATGATGATCAGGACGCTGTCTTGTGTGATGATTCTGAAATTCATGAAATCCTTTTAAACCTTTGTACGAACGCCTATCATGCAATAACAGAAGATCAAGGTGAGATAATTATTGGTTTGGAAAAACGCAATCCTCCCCACGAATTCGACCTGCCTAAAGGAGAATACCTATGTTTAAGTGTCAAAGATAACGGCATTGGTATTCCCGAAAGTATAAAAGATAAAATTTTTGAACCATACGTCACCACAAAAGAAGTTGGAAAGGGTTCCGGACTGGGGTTGTCGGTTGTATATGGCATTGTTCAAAATTTTAATGGTGGGATAAGTGTTGAAAGCGGACATAAAACCGGAACAATTTTTAAAATTTACTTGCCGATTACCGATCAAGCTTTTGACATTGAAAAAAAGGATTCAATTCGTCTTTCAAGGAAAGCCGGCAATGAACATATTCTATTGGTAGATGATGAAGAATCAATTGTCAAATTGGGAGTGCAAGCGCTTAAAAATAATGGCTATCGTGTAACTGGTCTCCAAGACAGTACCGAAGCATTGAATTTATTCAAAGTTAATCCAGACGATTTCGATCTGGTGATTACTGATATGGCAATGCCCAAAATGATAGGTACTGAACTTTCACAAAAAATATTAGAAATTCGTCCTGACATACCTATTATTATTTGTTCCGGTTACAGTGAAAATTTAAACAAGGAGAAAGCAAAGGACCTCAAGGTTTCAAAATTTCTCGATAAGCCACTTTTACTGACGGATTTAGTAAAAAATGTAAATGAATTACTTGAAAAACAAAAGACATCAATTAAGCCCATGATCGGAATAAAACATTCCAAAATATGA
- a CDS encoding sirohydrochlorin cobaltochelatase, with protein MRKLISAAVILTMVLCAANAYAHKEVRDMKKGILLVAFGTSEASAKVSFQNIEAKVKKAFPGVDVVWAYTSHIIRHKLTKQGEVLLSPAQALAKMMDDGYTHVAVQSLHTIPGEEYHELTMTVNGFRAMPGGFDRLILGFPMLGAQDTVGKAVDAIITTLPKARKAKEAVVLMGHGTHHPGNIYYSAMNWQLQQKDPNIIMGTVEGYPELGDVIAWLKAKKVKQVWVMPFMSVAGDHAKNDMAGDEDDSWKSQLTKAGFSCQTVLKGTAEYDAFADIWVGQLAKVMAHFN; from the coding sequence ATGAGAAAGTTGATTTCCGCAGCAGTTATTTTGACCATGGTTTTGTGTGCAGCAAATGCATATGCCCACAAAGAAGTAAGAGATATGAAAAAAGGCATTTTGCTGGTGGCGTTTGGTACCAGTGAAGCGTCTGCAAAGGTTTCTTTTCAAAACATTGAGGCAAAAGTGAAAAAGGCGTTTCCCGGCGTTGATGTGGTGTGGGCTTATACTTCCCATATTATCCGGCATAAACTGACCAAACAGGGTGAGGTTCTTCTTTCCCCGGCCCAGGCCCTGGCCAAAATGATGGATGACGGATATACCCATGTGGCAGTGCAGTCCCTTCACACCATTCCAGGCGAAGAGTACCATGAGCTGACCATGACCGTGAATGGTTTCAGGGCCATGCCCGGTGGTTTTGACAGGCTCATTTTAGGCTTTCCCATGCTGGGTGCCCAGGACACGGTTGGCAAAGCGGTTGATGCGATCATTACCACGCTGCCCAAGGCGCGTAAGGCAAAAGAAGCTGTTGTGCTCATGGGGCATGGCACCCACCATCCGGGAAATATTTATTACTCTGCGATGAACTGGCAGCTTCAGCAAAAAGACCCCAACATTATTATGGGCACCGTGGAAGGGTATCCTGAACTTGGGGATGTCATTGCCTGGCTTAAGGCAAAAAAGGTTAAACAAGTCTGGGTCATGCCCTTTATGTCTGTCGCCGGTGACCATGCCAAAAATGATATGGCCGGCGACGAAGACGATTCCTGGAAGTCCCAGCTTACCAAGGCGGGATTCTCTTGTCAGACCGTACTTAAGGGTACTGCTGAATATGATGCGTTTGCCGACATTTGGGTGGGTCAGTTAGCAAAGGTAATGGCTCACTTTAATTAA
- a CDS encoding DUF4126 domain-containing protein — protein MESFDQIIKTISLSMGAAWAAGINLYATVFILGILGATGNLVLPQNLEILSDPVVLWASGFMYFVEFFADKTPRGGYGVGCHSHLYPDSCRRDDCRRCCG, from the coding sequence ATGGAATCCTTTGATCAGATTATTAAAACCATATCATTGAGTATGGGGGCGGCATGGGCCGCCGGGATAAATTTGTATGCCACGGTATTTATATTGGGCATTCTGGGTGCCACCGGCAATCTGGTACTGCCCCAGAATCTTGAAATATTATCCGACCCTGTGGTGCTGTGGGCGTCCGGTTTCATGTATTTTGTGGAATTTTTTGCAGATAAAACCCCCCGGGGTGGATACGGGGTGGGATGCCATTCACACCTTTATCCGGATTCCTGCCGGCGTGATGATTGCCGCAGGTGCTGTGGGTGA
- a CDS encoding class I SAM-dependent methyltransferase, translated as MDHSTLDYYNQNALKVAERYESADVTQLHDFLSSSLKPGGRLLELGCGSGRDAAFMVSQGFKVLATDGSASMIEQAKQHHPELAEHMVHLKLPDGLLNALGVFHGIYAVAVLMHLSVQDIESTISTVNSLLTAKGRFIFSVPARRDDVMTNEFDSKGRQFTALSPEGWTDLCLKCNLHIVRTMISEDGLGRDGAWMNCLAEKP; from the coding sequence ATGGATCATTCAACGTTAGATTATTACAATCAAAATGCCTTGAAAGTGGCTGAGAGATATGAATCTGCCGACGTCACACAACTGCATGACTTTCTTTCATCCAGCCTGAAACCAGGCGGCAGACTTCTGGAGCTTGGGTGCGGCTCCGGCAGGGATGCCGCCTTTATGGTCAGCCAGGGGTTCAAGGTACTTGCAACTGATGGCTCGGCATCAATGATTGAACAGGCAAAACAACATCACCCCGAACTTGCGGAGCATATGGTTCACTTAAAACTGCCGGATGGGCTGTTAAATGCGTTAGGAGTCTTTCACGGCATATACGCCGTTGCCGTTCTGATGCATCTATCCGTACAGGACATCGAAAGCACAATATCTACCGTTAATTCTCTTCTGACAGCAAAGGGGCGGTTTATATTTTCAGTCCCGGCCCGGCGGGATGATGTCATGACAAATGAGTTTGATTCTAAAGGGCGTCAATTCACAGCATTATCACCGGAGGGATGGACAGATTTATGCCTGAAATGCAACCTGCATATTGTCCGAACTATGATTTCCGAGGATGGCCTGGGACGAGACGGGGCATGGATGAACTGCCTGGCTGAAAAACCTTAA
- a CDS encoding DUF4126 domain-containing protein yields the protein MQIKPPGVDTGWDAIHTFIRIPAGVMIAAGAVGDVNPSLALAAGILGGGLATGSHLTKSGSRLLINASPEPFSNWAASVLEDVAVIGGILIALHNPILFLIFLIGFICLIVWLLPKIWRGIKMLFAKIKSFFNKDAPRQLS from the coding sequence TTGCAGATAAAACCCCCCGGGGTGGATACGGGGTGGGATGCCATTCACACCTTTATCCGGATTCCTGCCGGCGTGATGATTGCCGCAGGTGCTGTGGGTGATGTCAATCCTTCTTTGGCCCTTGCTGCCGGAATTCTGGGCGGAGGTCTTGCCACGGGCAGCCATCTGACGAAATCGGGTTCCAGGCTATTGATCAACGCGTCTCCTGAACCCTTTTCCAACTGGGCCGCTTCGGTGCTTGAAGATGTGGCCGTAATCGGTGGCATTCTGATCGCGCTTCATAATCCCATTTTGTTTTTGATTTTTCTGATTGGCTTTATTTGCTTGATTGTATGGCTGCTGCCTAAAATATGGCGGGGTATTAAAATGCTTTTTGCAAAAATTAAAAGTTTTTTCAACAAGGATGCACCCCGGCAGCTTTCGTGA
- a CDS encoding alpha/beta hydrolase, whose protein sequence is MLFITNRFPRQSIRSRRGRKFDFDLDNNAPSNSVFFCEKTGEDSYIELGSINFLSQLKEAPYRQILIYIHGFSNLPKNVFKAAEEFQGLCDIKKKREILVVPLIWPCDNNLGIVKDYWDDQKAADSSAYSFSRILEKFLAWRSSENYNPQSDPCFKRINVLAHSMGNRVLRETLAAWNRYDLSDGVPLIFRSTFLVAADIVNESLHKNERGELICHSSRNVIVYHASDDLALRASKASNLKNKIASRRLGHTGPEDMQMTPANVYSVDCDDVNNAYDKPKGHSYFRSGRKSGQPGLVFDHIFDTLQSGRVFPEDEFRRTTIIKEK, encoded by the coding sequence ATGCTATTTATTACGAATCGGTTTCCAAGACAGAGCATTAGATCACGTAGAGGACGAAAGTTTGATTTTGATTTGGATAATAATGCTCCCAGTAATTCTGTCTTTTTTTGCGAAAAAACAGGTGAAGATTCCTATATAGAACTGGGGAGTATAAATTTTCTTTCTCAGCTCAAAGAAGCCCCCTATCGGCAAATTCTCATCTACATTCACGGTTTCTCAAACCTCCCCAAGAATGTCTTTAAAGCCGCAGAAGAGTTTCAAGGGTTATGCGATATAAAAAAAAAGAGAGAGATCTTGGTTGTTCCATTGATATGGCCCTGTGACAATAATTTGGGAATTGTTAAAGATTATTGGGATGATCAAAAAGCAGCTGATTCAAGCGCCTATTCGTTTTCCCGGATTTTAGAAAAATTTTTAGCTTGGCGAAGTTCGGAAAATTACAACCCTCAATCTGACCCTTGCTTCAAGAGGATTAATGTTCTGGCTCATTCAATGGGAAACAGAGTACTGAGAGAAACATTAGCCGCTTGGAATAGATACGACCTTTCTGATGGAGTACCACTAATTTTCCGCAGCACATTCCTGGTCGCTGCAGACATAGTTAATGAGTCACTTCACAAAAACGAGCGGGGTGAATTGATATGCCATTCGTCGCGAAATGTTATTGTATATCATGCGTCTGATGATTTAGCGCTCCGCGCTAGCAAGGCTTCAAATCTCAAAAATAAAATTGCATCTCGCCGTCTTGGACATACCGGTCCTGAAGATATGCAGATGACACCCGCAAATGTTTATTCCGTCGATTGTGATGACGTGAATAATGCTTATGACAAGCCAAAGGGGCATTCTTACTTCAGATCAGGAAGAAAGAGCGGACAGCCAGGATTAGTCTTTGACCACATTTTTGACACCTTGCAGTCAGGAAGAGTGTTCCCTGAAGATGAGTTTCGGCGTACGACAATAATTAAAGAAAAATAA